In Archocentrus centrarchus isolate MPI-CPG fArcCen1 chromosome 22, fArcCen1, whole genome shotgun sequence, one DNA window encodes the following:
- the fabp7a gene encoding fatty acid binding protein 7, brain, a, with amino-acid sequence MVEAFCATWKLVDSQNFDEYMKALGVGFATRQVGNVTKPTVVISQDGDKVVVKTLSTFRNTELSAKLGEEFDETTPDDRHVKSTFSMEGDTFVHVQKWDGKETKFVREIKDGKMVMTLNFEGVQAVRTYEKA; translated from the exons atGGTTGAGGCTTTCTGCGCTACATGGAAACTGGTCGACAGCCAGAACTTTGATGAATACATGAAGGCACTCG gtgttgGCTTTGCCACAAGACAAGTGGGCAATGTCACCAAACCAACAGTAGTGATCAGCCAGGATGGAGACAAGGTGGTGGTGAAAACTCTGAGCACCTTCAGGAACACTGAGCTCTCCGCCAAACTGGGAGAGGAGTTTGATGAGACCACGCCTGATGACCGGCATGTCAAA TCTACCTTCTCCATGGAAGGAGACACATTTGTTCACGTGCAGAAGTGGGATGGCAAAGAGACCAAATTTGTCAGAGAAATCAAGGATGGCAAGATGGTGATG ACGTTAAACTTTGAAGGAGTCCAGGCTGTCCGCACATATGAGAAAGCCTAA